A single genomic interval of Peromyscus leucopus breed LL Stock chromosome 7, UCI_PerLeu_2.1, whole genome shotgun sequence harbors:
- the Zbtb44 gene encoding zinc finger and BTB domain-containing protein 44 isoform X1 — translation MGVKTFTHSSSSHSQEMLGKLNMLRNDGHFCDITIRVQDKIFRAHKVVLAACSDFFRTKLVGQAEDENKNVLDLHHVTVTGFIPLLEYAYTATLSINTENIIDVLAAASYMQMFSVASTCSEFMKSSILWNTPNSQPEKGLDAGQENSSNCNFTSRDGSISPVSSECSVVERTIPVCRESRRKRKSYIVMSPESPVKCSTQTSSPQVLNSSASYAENRNQPVDSSLAFPWTFPFGIDRRIPPEKAKQAENTRTLELPGPSEAGRRMADYVTCESTKTTLPLGTEEDVQVKVERLSDEEVHEEVSQPVSASQSSLSDQQTVPGSEPVQEDLLISPQSSSIGSVDEGVTEGLPTLQSTSSTNAHADDDDRIGLQRCVFNLKIRAWLPSLVYFFRLENVQYPYQLYIAPSTSSTERPSPNGPDRPFQCPTCGVRFTRIQNLKQHMLIHSGIKPFQCDRCGKKFTRAYSLKMHRLKHEGKRCFRCQICSATFTSFGEYKHHMRVSRHIIRKPRIYECKTCGAMFTNSGNLIVHLRSLNHEASELANYFQSSDFLVPDYLNQEQEETLVQYDLGEHTFESNSSVQMPVISQVSSTQNCESSFPLGSLGGLAEKEEEVQEQPKTSAHAEAPREDPPKSELASITVE, via the exons atgggtgTGAAAACATTTACTCACAGTTCTTCTTCCCATAGCCAGGAAATGCTGGGAAAACTAAATATGTTACGAAATGATGGACATTTTTGTGATATCACTATTCGTGTCCAGGACAAAATCTTCCGGGCTCATAAGGTAGTACTAGCAGCTTGCAGTGATTTCTTTCGAACAAAACTTGTTGGCCAAGCAGAGGATGAGAACAAAAATGTGTTGGATCTGCATCATGTTACAGTGACTGGCTTTATACCTCTATTAGAATACGCTTACACAGCCACTCTGTCAATTAACACAGAAAATATTATTGATGTTCTCGCTGCAGCAAGCTACATGCAGATGTTTAGTGTTGCTAGTACCTGCTCGGAGTTTATGAAATCAAGTATTTTGTGGAATACACCTAATAGCCAGCCAGAAAAGGGTCTAGATGCTGGACAAGAAAATAGTTCTAACTGCAATTTTACTTCTCGAGATGGAAGTATTTCTCCAGTGTCTTCAGAGTGCAGTGTTGTGGAAAGGACCATTCCTGTCTGCCGAGAATCCCGGAGAAAACGCAAAAGCTACATTGTTATGTCCCCTGAGAGTCCTGTAAAATGTAGCACACAAACAAGTTCACCCCAGGTATTGAATTCTTCAGCTTCCTATGCAGAAAATAGAAATCAGCCAGTTGACTCTTCTTTAGCTTTTCCATGGACTTTCCCTTTTGGAATTGATCGAAGGATTCCGCCTGAGAAAGCGAAACAGGCAGAAAACACCCGGACTTTAGAATTGCCTGGCCCATCTGAGGCAGGTAGAAGAATGGCTGACTATGTGACTTGTGAGAGCACAAAAACTACTTTGCCTCTAGGTACAGAAGAAGATGTGCAAGTCAAAGTAGAAAGATTAAGTGATGAGGAGGTCCATGAGGAAGTGTCCCAGCCTGTCAGTGCATCTCAGAGCTCACTGAGTGATCAGCAGACAGTGCCAGGAAGTGAACCAGTTCAAGAGGACCTTCTGATTAGTCCACAGTCTTCCTCTATAG GCTCAGTAGATGAAGGAGTTACAGAGGGGTTGCCTACACTTCAAAGTACTTCTAGCACCAATGCTCATGCAGATGACGACGACAG AATTGGGCTGCAGAGATGTGTATTCAACTTAAAAATCAGAGCCTGGTTGCcttctttggtttatttttttagattggAAAATGTTCAGTATCCCTACCAACTCTACATTGCTCCTTCTACCAGCAGTACAGAGCGACCAAGTCCAAATGGTCCCGACAGACCTTTCCAGTGTCCGACCTGTGGGGTTCGATTCACCCGCATTCAGAACCTAAAACAGCACATGCTTATTCACTCAG GAATTAAACCATTTCAGTGTGACCGCTGTGGAAAAAAGTTCACCAGGGCTTACTCGCTAAAGATGCATCGCCTAAAGCATGAAGGTAAACGCTGTTTCCGGTGCCAGATATGTAGTGCCACTTTCACTTCCTTCGGGGAATATAAACACCATATGAGGGTTTCCCGGCACATTATCCGCAAGCCTCGGATTTACGAGTGCAAAACATGTGGCGCCATGTTCACCAACTCTGGAAATTTAATCGTGCACCTGAGGAGTCTGAACCATGAAGCATCAGAGCTAGCAAACTACTTCCAGAGCAG TGATTTCTTAGTGCCGGACTACTTAAACCAGGAGCAAGAAGAGACTCTTGTTCAGTATGATCTTGGAGAACACACTTTTGAAAGCAACTCTTCTGTTCAAATGCCTGTGATTTCACAGGTCTCCTCAACCCAGAATTGTGAAAGCTCTTTCCCCTTGGGGTCTCTTGGTGGGCttgcagaaaaggaggaggaagtgcaAGAGCAACCAAAGACCAGTGCTCATGCTGAGGCTCCCAGAGAAGACCCCCCTAAGTCAGAGCTGGCTTCTATAACTGTCGAGTGA
- the Zbtb44 gene encoding zinc finger and BTB domain-containing protein 44 isoform X4, which produces MGVKTFTHSSSSHSQEMLGKLNMLRNDGHFCDITIRVQDKIFRAHKVVLAACSDFFRTKLVGQAEDENKNVLDLHHVTVTGFIPLLEYAYTATLSINTENIIDVLAAASYMQMFSVASTCSEFMKSSILWNTPNSQPEKGLDAGQENSSNCNFTSRDGSISPVSSECSVVERTIPVCRESRRKRKSYIVMSPESPVKCSTQTSSPQVLNSSASYAENRNQPVDSSLAFPWTFPFGIDRRIPPEKAKQAENTRTLELPGPSEAGRRMADYVTCESTKTTLPLGTEEDVQVKVERLSDEEVHEEVSQPVSASQSSLSDQQTVPGSEPVQEDLLISPQSSSIGSVDEGVTEGLPTLQSTSSTNAHADDDDSTERPSPNGPDRPFQCPTCGVRFTRIQNLKQHMLIHSGIKPFQCDRCGKKFTRAYSLKMHRLKHEGKRCFRCQICSATFTSFGEYKHHMRVSRHIIRKPRIYECKTCGAMFTNSGNLIVHLRSLNHEASELANYFQSSDFLVPDYLNQEQEETLVQYDLGEHTFESNSSVQMPVISQVSSTQNCESSFPLGSLGGLAEKEEEVQEQPKTSAHAEAPREDPPKSELASITVE; this is translated from the exons atgggtgTGAAAACATTTACTCACAGTTCTTCTTCCCATAGCCAGGAAATGCTGGGAAAACTAAATATGTTACGAAATGATGGACATTTTTGTGATATCACTATTCGTGTCCAGGACAAAATCTTCCGGGCTCATAAGGTAGTACTAGCAGCTTGCAGTGATTTCTTTCGAACAAAACTTGTTGGCCAAGCAGAGGATGAGAACAAAAATGTGTTGGATCTGCATCATGTTACAGTGACTGGCTTTATACCTCTATTAGAATACGCTTACACAGCCACTCTGTCAATTAACACAGAAAATATTATTGATGTTCTCGCTGCAGCAAGCTACATGCAGATGTTTAGTGTTGCTAGTACCTGCTCGGAGTTTATGAAATCAAGTATTTTGTGGAATACACCTAATAGCCAGCCAGAAAAGGGTCTAGATGCTGGACAAGAAAATAGTTCTAACTGCAATTTTACTTCTCGAGATGGAAGTATTTCTCCAGTGTCTTCAGAGTGCAGTGTTGTGGAAAGGACCATTCCTGTCTGCCGAGAATCCCGGAGAAAACGCAAAAGCTACATTGTTATGTCCCCTGAGAGTCCTGTAAAATGTAGCACACAAACAAGTTCACCCCAGGTATTGAATTCTTCAGCTTCCTATGCAGAAAATAGAAATCAGCCAGTTGACTCTTCTTTAGCTTTTCCATGGACTTTCCCTTTTGGAATTGATCGAAGGATTCCGCCTGAGAAAGCGAAACAGGCAGAAAACACCCGGACTTTAGAATTGCCTGGCCCATCTGAGGCAGGTAGAAGAATGGCTGACTATGTGACTTGTGAGAGCACAAAAACTACTTTGCCTCTAGGTACAGAAGAAGATGTGCAAGTCAAAGTAGAAAGATTAAGTGATGAGGAGGTCCATGAGGAAGTGTCCCAGCCTGTCAGTGCATCTCAGAGCTCACTGAGTGATCAGCAGACAGTGCCAGGAAGTGAACCAGTTCAAGAGGACCTTCTGATTAGTCCACAGTCTTCCTCTATAG GCTCAGTAGATGAAGGAGTTACAGAGGGGTTGCCTACACTTCAAAGTACTTCTAGCACCAATGCTCATGCAGATGACGACGACAG TACAGAGCGACCAAGTCCAAATGGTCCCGACAGACCTTTCCAGTGTCCGACCTGTGGGGTTCGATTCACCCGCATTCAGAACCTAAAACAGCACATGCTTATTCACTCAG GAATTAAACCATTTCAGTGTGACCGCTGTGGAAAAAAGTTCACCAGGGCTTACTCGCTAAAGATGCATCGCCTAAAGCATGAAGGTAAACGCTGTTTCCGGTGCCAGATATGTAGTGCCACTTTCACTTCCTTCGGGGAATATAAACACCATATGAGGGTTTCCCGGCACATTATCCGCAAGCCTCGGATTTACGAGTGCAAAACATGTGGCGCCATGTTCACCAACTCTGGAAATTTAATCGTGCACCTGAGGAGTCTGAACCATGAAGCATCAGAGCTAGCAAACTACTTCCAGAGCAG TGATTTCTTAGTGCCGGACTACTTAAACCAGGAGCAAGAAGAGACTCTTGTTCAGTATGATCTTGGAGAACACACTTTTGAAAGCAACTCTTCTGTTCAAATGCCTGTGATTTCACAGGTCTCCTCAACCCAGAATTGTGAAAGCTCTTTCCCCTTGGGGTCTCTTGGTGGGCttgcagaaaaggaggaggaagtgcaAGAGCAACCAAAGACCAGTGCTCATGCTGAGGCTCCCAGAGAAGACCCCCCTAAGTCAGAGCTGGCTTCTATAACTGTCGAGTGA
- the Zbtb44 gene encoding zinc finger and BTB domain-containing protein 44 isoform X3, giving the protein MGVKTFTHSSSSHSQEMLGKLNMLRNDGHFCDITIRVQDKIFRAHKVVLAACSDFFRTKLVGQAEDENKNVLDLHHVTVTGFIPLLEYAYTATLSINTENIIDVLAAASYMQMFSVASTCSEFMKSSILWNTPNSQPEKGLDAGQENSSNCNFTSRDGSISPVSSECSVVERTIPVCRESRRKRKSYIVMSPESPVKCSTQTSSPQVLNSSASYAENRNQPVDSSLAFPWTFPFGIDRRIPPEKAKQAENTRTLELPGPSEAGRRMADYVTCESTKTTLPLGTEEDVQVKVERLSDEEVHEEVSQPVSASQSSLSDQQTVPGSEPVQEDLLISPQSSSIGSVDEGVTEGLPTLQSTSSTNAHADDDDSSTERPSPNGPDRPFQCPTCGVRFTRIQNLKQHMLIHSGIKPFQCDRCGKKFTRAYSLKMHRLKHEGKRCFRCQICSATFTSFGEYKHHMRVSRHIIRKPRIYECKTCGAMFTNSGNLIVHLRSLNHEASELANYFQSSDFLVPDYLNQEQEETLVQYDLGEHTFESNSSVQMPVISQVSSTQNCESSFPLGSLGGLAEKEEEVQEQPKTSAHAEAPREDPPKSELASITVE; this is encoded by the exons atgggtgTGAAAACATTTACTCACAGTTCTTCTTCCCATAGCCAGGAAATGCTGGGAAAACTAAATATGTTACGAAATGATGGACATTTTTGTGATATCACTATTCGTGTCCAGGACAAAATCTTCCGGGCTCATAAGGTAGTACTAGCAGCTTGCAGTGATTTCTTTCGAACAAAACTTGTTGGCCAAGCAGAGGATGAGAACAAAAATGTGTTGGATCTGCATCATGTTACAGTGACTGGCTTTATACCTCTATTAGAATACGCTTACACAGCCACTCTGTCAATTAACACAGAAAATATTATTGATGTTCTCGCTGCAGCAAGCTACATGCAGATGTTTAGTGTTGCTAGTACCTGCTCGGAGTTTATGAAATCAAGTATTTTGTGGAATACACCTAATAGCCAGCCAGAAAAGGGTCTAGATGCTGGACAAGAAAATAGTTCTAACTGCAATTTTACTTCTCGAGATGGAAGTATTTCTCCAGTGTCTTCAGAGTGCAGTGTTGTGGAAAGGACCATTCCTGTCTGCCGAGAATCCCGGAGAAAACGCAAAAGCTACATTGTTATGTCCCCTGAGAGTCCTGTAAAATGTAGCACACAAACAAGTTCACCCCAGGTATTGAATTCTTCAGCTTCCTATGCAGAAAATAGAAATCAGCCAGTTGACTCTTCTTTAGCTTTTCCATGGACTTTCCCTTTTGGAATTGATCGAAGGATTCCGCCTGAGAAAGCGAAACAGGCAGAAAACACCCGGACTTTAGAATTGCCTGGCCCATCTGAGGCAGGTAGAAGAATGGCTGACTATGTGACTTGTGAGAGCACAAAAACTACTTTGCCTCTAGGTACAGAAGAAGATGTGCAAGTCAAAGTAGAAAGATTAAGTGATGAGGAGGTCCATGAGGAAGTGTCCCAGCCTGTCAGTGCATCTCAGAGCTCACTGAGTGATCAGCAGACAGTGCCAGGAAGTGAACCAGTTCAAGAGGACCTTCTGATTAGTCCACAGTCTTCCTCTATAG GCTCAGTAGATGAAGGAGTTACAGAGGGGTTGCCTACACTTCAAAGTACTTCTAGCACCAATGCTCATGCAGATGACGACGACAG CAGTACAGAGCGACCAAGTCCAAATGGTCCCGACAGACCTTTCCAGTGTCCGACCTGTGGGGTTCGATTCACCCGCATTCAGAACCTAAAACAGCACATGCTTATTCACTCAG GAATTAAACCATTTCAGTGTGACCGCTGTGGAAAAAAGTTCACCAGGGCTTACTCGCTAAAGATGCATCGCCTAAAGCATGAAGGTAAACGCTGTTTCCGGTGCCAGATATGTAGTGCCACTTTCACTTCCTTCGGGGAATATAAACACCATATGAGGGTTTCCCGGCACATTATCCGCAAGCCTCGGATTTACGAGTGCAAAACATGTGGCGCCATGTTCACCAACTCTGGAAATTTAATCGTGCACCTGAGGAGTCTGAACCATGAAGCATCAGAGCTAGCAAACTACTTCCAGAGCAG TGATTTCTTAGTGCCGGACTACTTAAACCAGGAGCAAGAAGAGACTCTTGTTCAGTATGATCTTGGAGAACACACTTTTGAAAGCAACTCTTCTGTTCAAATGCCTGTGATTTCACAGGTCTCCTCAACCCAGAATTGTGAAAGCTCTTTCCCCTTGGGGTCTCTTGGTGGGCttgcagaaaaggaggaggaagtgcaAGAGCAACCAAAGACCAGTGCTCATGCTGAGGCTCCCAGAGAAGACCCCCCTAAGTCAGAGCTGGCTTCTATAACTGTCGAGTGA
- the Zbtb44 gene encoding zinc finger and BTB domain-containing protein 44 isoform X2, translating into MGVKTFTHSSSSHSQEMLGKLNMLRNDGHFCDITIRVQDKIFRAHKVVLAACSDFFRTKLVGQAEDENKNVLDLHHVTVTGFIPLLEYAYTATLSINTENIIDVLAAASYMQMFSVASTCSEFMKSSILWNTPNSQPEKGLDAGQENSSNCNFTSRDGSISPVSSECSVVERTIPVCRESRRKRKSYIVMSPESPVKCSTQTSSPQVLNSSASYAENRNQPVDSSLAFPWTFPFGIDRRIPPEKAKQAENTRTLELPGPSEAGRRMADYVTCESTKTTLPLGTEEDVQVKVERLSDEEVHEEVSQPVSASQSSLSDQQTVPGSEPVQEDLLISPQSSSIGSVDEGVTEGLPTLQSTSSTNAHADDDDRLENVQYPYQLYIAPSTSSTERPSPNGPDRPFQCPTCGVRFTRIQNLKQHMLIHSGIKPFQCDRCGKKFTRAYSLKMHRLKHEGKRCFRCQICSATFTSFGEYKHHMRVSRHIIRKPRIYECKTCGAMFTNSGNLIVHLRSLNHEASELANYFQSSDFLVPDYLNQEQEETLVQYDLGEHTFESNSSVQMPVISQVSSTQNCESSFPLGSLGGLAEKEEEVQEQPKTSAHAEAPREDPPKSELASITVE; encoded by the exons atgggtgTGAAAACATTTACTCACAGTTCTTCTTCCCATAGCCAGGAAATGCTGGGAAAACTAAATATGTTACGAAATGATGGACATTTTTGTGATATCACTATTCGTGTCCAGGACAAAATCTTCCGGGCTCATAAGGTAGTACTAGCAGCTTGCAGTGATTTCTTTCGAACAAAACTTGTTGGCCAAGCAGAGGATGAGAACAAAAATGTGTTGGATCTGCATCATGTTACAGTGACTGGCTTTATACCTCTATTAGAATACGCTTACACAGCCACTCTGTCAATTAACACAGAAAATATTATTGATGTTCTCGCTGCAGCAAGCTACATGCAGATGTTTAGTGTTGCTAGTACCTGCTCGGAGTTTATGAAATCAAGTATTTTGTGGAATACACCTAATAGCCAGCCAGAAAAGGGTCTAGATGCTGGACAAGAAAATAGTTCTAACTGCAATTTTACTTCTCGAGATGGAAGTATTTCTCCAGTGTCTTCAGAGTGCAGTGTTGTGGAAAGGACCATTCCTGTCTGCCGAGAATCCCGGAGAAAACGCAAAAGCTACATTGTTATGTCCCCTGAGAGTCCTGTAAAATGTAGCACACAAACAAGTTCACCCCAGGTATTGAATTCTTCAGCTTCCTATGCAGAAAATAGAAATCAGCCAGTTGACTCTTCTTTAGCTTTTCCATGGACTTTCCCTTTTGGAATTGATCGAAGGATTCCGCCTGAGAAAGCGAAACAGGCAGAAAACACCCGGACTTTAGAATTGCCTGGCCCATCTGAGGCAGGTAGAAGAATGGCTGACTATGTGACTTGTGAGAGCACAAAAACTACTTTGCCTCTAGGTACAGAAGAAGATGTGCAAGTCAAAGTAGAAAGATTAAGTGATGAGGAGGTCCATGAGGAAGTGTCCCAGCCTGTCAGTGCATCTCAGAGCTCACTGAGTGATCAGCAGACAGTGCCAGGAAGTGAACCAGTTCAAGAGGACCTTCTGATTAGTCCACAGTCTTCCTCTATAG GCTCAGTAGATGAAGGAGTTACAGAGGGGTTGCCTACACTTCAAAGTACTTCTAGCACCAATGCTCATGCAGATGACGACGACAG attggAAAATGTTCAGTATCCCTACCAACTCTACATTGCTCCTTCTACCAGCAGTACAGAGCGACCAAGTCCAAATGGTCCCGACAGACCTTTCCAGTGTCCGACCTGTGGGGTTCGATTCACCCGCATTCAGAACCTAAAACAGCACATGCTTATTCACTCAG GAATTAAACCATTTCAGTGTGACCGCTGTGGAAAAAAGTTCACCAGGGCTTACTCGCTAAAGATGCATCGCCTAAAGCATGAAGGTAAACGCTGTTTCCGGTGCCAGATATGTAGTGCCACTTTCACTTCCTTCGGGGAATATAAACACCATATGAGGGTTTCCCGGCACATTATCCGCAAGCCTCGGATTTACGAGTGCAAAACATGTGGCGCCATGTTCACCAACTCTGGAAATTTAATCGTGCACCTGAGGAGTCTGAACCATGAAGCATCAGAGCTAGCAAACTACTTCCAGAGCAG TGATTTCTTAGTGCCGGACTACTTAAACCAGGAGCAAGAAGAGACTCTTGTTCAGTATGATCTTGGAGAACACACTTTTGAAAGCAACTCTTCTGTTCAAATGCCTGTGATTTCACAGGTCTCCTCAACCCAGAATTGTGAAAGCTCTTTCCCCTTGGGGTCTCTTGGTGGGCttgcagaaaaggaggaggaagtgcaAGAGCAACCAAAGACCAGTGCTCATGCTGAGGCTCCCAGAGAAGACCCCCCTAAGTCAGAGCTGGCTTCTATAACTGTCGAGTGA